In the genome of Anomalospiza imberbis isolate Cuckoo-Finch-1a 21T00152 chromosome 27, ASM3175350v1, whole genome shotgun sequence, one region contains:
- the ABCA7 gene encoding phospholipid-transporting ATPase ABCA7 isoform X1: protein MAVGTQLGLLLWKNFTYRRRQRIQLAIEILWPLFLFLILISVRRSHPPFKQHECHFPNKALPSAGTLPWLQGIICNMNNPCFRHPTAGEAPGVVGNFDGSIVSRLLTEVRQVLLRGHGQRLLRSFARLLPALRRLRDSGNQRRALPVREYLREDETFSRFLRTNTSLPPALVDELMGARLSPRIFSLASIRLPLKALVCNASVLGGFLVGGDADSTQSLQRGLCALPSSQLRAMEGSFLSQMDFPRLLTEQLSSEMGGISGTVEALGSFLRDAASLMEEVSSMTSLAELRQEIVGLRAPNTSTGAFTALSRIACGHPEGGGLRIPSLNWYEDNDVKAFLDRNSSEQRPVASGSTSPFCRELLRSLESSPLSQIFWRGIKPLFVGKILYTPPGPGPDSVMAEVNRTFRELAVLGELGGAWQELGPRIYTLLNSSLEMQVLQDLLLAPNTAQLLDGFLNGTSWKLPELVTFLTGPVGGPGLTWHQVYADVDAVLSTLSQFMECVCLDKIEAVATEEQLVARALELLEEQQFWAAVVFQPPINATAPGLPPHVRYKIRMDIDDVTRTNKIKDRFWDPGPAADPFSDLRYIWGGFVYIQDLVEQAVVRVQTGAAPRTGVYVQQMPYPCYVDDVFLRVLNRSLPLFMTLAWIYSVAMIIKGVVHEKETRLKETMKTMGLSSGILWLSWFLSSFIPFLLSSALLVLILKLGNILPYSDPAVIFLFLSTFSVATISQCFLISIFFPRANLASACGGIIYFSLYLPYVLCVAWRDYITFPIRVFVSLLSPVAFGFGCDYFSLYEEQGVGIQWHNLAASPVPGDPYSFAAAMGLLLLDAVLYGLATWYLEGVFPGQYGIPKPWNFPFLKSYWFGESPSSGHSLYHTRPNTAPQVLVEEPPADLQPGVSIRNLVKVYGSSGRAAVNGLSLDFYEGQITSFLGHNGAGKTTTMSILTGLLPPTSGTAYILGWDIRSDIDSIRKSMGMCPQHNVLFDILTVEEHVWFYGRLKGLSEQQVQEEMEQLLQDTGLPHKRREQTRNLSGGMQRKLSVAIAFVGGSRVVILDEPTAGVDPFSRRSIWELLLKYRKGRTIILSTHYMDEAELLGDRTAIISQGQLCCCGSPLFLKARLGTGYHLTLVKRERSGTGGNAGTAPGVTKKDGSDSEHSSDTGLGSERGSDASAVDVAQLSALIQKLVPGSRLVEDIGHEVLFVLPYSGARDGAFGELFRELDARLGELGVSSYGISDTTLEEIFLKVAEDTALDTDTTGTMKGAVPGEMGDGDVADGEMAKGARRAEEPRETDLLRGAAGQACGRVRGWALTGRQLRALFTKRMLHARRSTRGFFAQIVLPAVFVCIALLFSLIVPPFGRYPPLQLQPWMYGQQFTFFSNDAPGDPDTARLLDVLLAEPGFGTKCMKEEGKATGLCPPASHPDGFSAPSAPPSLLEVLQRGNWSRAQPSPPCQCSGPGAHRMLPECPEGAGGLPPPQVQRGTGDILQNLTGRNISDYLVKTYPQIIRQELRNKKWVNEQRYGGFSLGAGSSQALPSAAEVDQAVLELRVLLNITLGSPSDRLLANLSRFIEGLDAHRNIKVWFNNKGWHAMVSFLNVASNGLLRARLPPGTDPARFGITATNHPLNLTKEQLSEAALMATSVDVLVSICVIFAMSFVPASFVVFLIEERVSKAKHLQFVSGMKPITYWLGNFAWDMCNYLVPALLVILIFLCFQQESYVSSANLPSLVLLLLLYGWSITPLMYPASFLFSIPSTAYVALTCINLFIGINGSVATFVLELFVDQNLNDINRVLKKVFLIFPHFCLGRGLIDMVKNQAMADAFERFGDKRFVSPLSWDLAGKNMFAMAIEGIVFFLFTLLLQYHRFFLHLGPRALELPSLGDEDRDVARERARVGSIPPHGHLLLLKDLTKVYRRRKAPAVDRLCVAIPPGECFGLLGVNGAGKTSTFKMLTGDTEVTLGEAWLKGHSVLTDLQSVHQHMGYCPQFDAITDLLTGQEHLEFYSRLRGIPEEETPRAAQWGITALGLGPHADRPAGKYSGGNKRKLSTAIALLGCPPVVFLDEPTTGMDPQARRFLWERILGVIRDGRSVVLTSHSMEECEALCTRMAIMVNGRFRCLGSVQHLKNRFGDGYTVVVRAGGPGPAAVQTLLQQHFPGIVLREQHGGLLQYHLPARVTSLATVFSLLAAHRGPCHIEDYSVSQTTLDQVFMHFAQEQSDGDAGEVTAPGQDAAPSPGRRLSRFLEDDSYQESAV from the exons ATGGCCGTGGGCacccagctggggctgctgctctggaagaaCTTCACCTACCGCCGGCGGCAGCGG ATCCAGCTGGCTATCGAGATCCTGTGgcccctcttcctcttccttatCTTGATCTCAGTGCGGCGATCCCACCCGCCCTTCAAGCAGCATGAGT GCCACTTTCCCAACAAGGCGCTGCCGTCTGCGGggaccctgccctggctgcagggCATCATCTGCAACATGAACAACCCCTGCTTCCGGCACCCCACGGCGGGAGAGGCCCCTGGCGTGGTGGGCAACTTCGATGGCTCCAT CGTCTCCCGTCTCCTGACCGAAGTCCGGCAGGTCCTGCTCCGCGGGCACGGGCAGCGGCTCCTGCGCAGCTTCGCCCGGCTCCTGCCCGCCCTGCGCCGGCTCCGGGACAGCGGGAACCAGCGGAGGG ctctgccgGTGAGGGAATACTTGAGAGAGGACGAGACCTTCTCCCGGTTCCTGCGGACCAACACATCTCTGCCCCCGGCGCTGGTGGATGAGCTGATGGGGGCTCGGCTCAGCCCCCGCATC TTCTCCCTGGCGAGCATTCGCCTGCCGCTAAAGGCTCTGGTCTGCAACGCCTCGGTCCTGGGGGGGTTCCTGGTGGGCGGCGATGCCGACTCCACCCAGAGCCTGCAGCGAGGACTGTGCGcgctgcccagctcccagctccgtGCCATGGAGGGCTCCTTCCTCTCCCAGATGGACTTCCCACGACTCCTGACG GAACAGCTGAGCTCAGAGATGGGCGGAATCTCTGGCACCGTGGAAGCTTTGGGCAGCTTCCTGCGGGATGCAGCATCCCTGATGGAGGAG GTCTCCTCCATGACCAGCCTGGCCGAGCTGCGTCAGGAGATTGTGGGGTTGAGGGCCCCCAACACCAGCACGGGCGCCTTCACAGCCCTGTCACGCATCGCCTGTGGCCACCCCGAGGGCGGGGGGCTCAGGATCCCCTCCCTCAACTGGTACGAGGACAATGATGTCAAAGCCTTCCTGGACCGgaacagctcagagcagagacCCGTGGCCTCAGGCAGCACCA gtcccttctGCCGGGAGCTGCTCCGCAGCCTGGAGTCCAGCCCCCTCTCACAGATCTTCTGGCGGGGGATCAAGCCCCTCTTTGTGGGGAAGATCCTGTACACCCCACCTGGGCCCGGCCCCGACAGTGTCATGGCTGAG GTGAATCGGACCTTCCgggagctggcagtgctgggggagttggggggtgcctggcaggagctgggaccCCGAATCTACACCCTCCTCAACAGCAGCCTGGAGATGCAGGTGCTCCAG gacctgctgctggccccgaacacagcccagctcctggatGGGTTCCTCAACGGCACCTCCTGGAAGCTGCCGGAGCTGGTCACATTCCTGACAGGGCCAGTGGGGGGACCAGGCCTCACGTGGCACCAGGTGTACGCTGATGTGGACGCAGTCCTGAGCACGCTGTCACAGTTCATGGAG TGTGTCTGCCTGGACAAGATCGAGGCAGTGGCCACCGAGGAGCAGCTGGTAGCccgagccctggagctgctggaggagcagcagttTTGGGCAGCAGTGGTCTTCCAGCCCCCCATCAATGCCACGGCCCCCGGACTGCCACCCCATGTCCGCTACAAAATCCGCATGGACATTGATGACGTCACGAGAACCAACAAGATCAAGGACAG GTTTTGGGACCCAGGCCCCGCAGCTGACCCCTTCAGTGACCTGCGCTACATCTGGGGGGGCTTCGTCTACATTCAGGACCTGGTGGAGCAGGCGGTGGTGCGGGTGCAGACTGGGGCTGCCCCACGGACAGGGGTCTATGTCCAGCAGATGCCCTACCCCTGCTACGTGGATGATGT GTTCTTGAGGGTCCTGAACCGCTCGCTGCCTCTCTTCATGACACTGGCCTGGATCTACTCAGTGGCCATGATCATCAAGGGGGTGGTGCACGAGAAGGAGACGCGTCTCAAGGAGACCATGAAAACCATGGGGCTGAGCAGTGGGATCCTCTGGCTCAGCTGGTTCCTCAGCAGCTTCATTCCCTTcctcctcagctctgccctcctTGTCCTCATCCTCAAG ctgggaaacatcctgccCTACAGCGACCCAGCAgtcatcttcctcttcctcagcacCTTCTCAGTGGCCACCATCAGCCAGTGCTTCCTCATCAGCATCTTCTTCCCCCGTGCCAACCTGGCCTCGGCGTGCGGTGGCATCATTTACTTCTCGCTGTACCTGCCCTACGTGCTGTGCGTCGCCTGGCGCGACTACATCACCTTCCCAATCCGTGTCTTTGTG agcctgctgtccCCCGTGGCCTTCGGCTTCGGCTGCGATTACTTCTCCCTCTACGAGGAGCAGGGGGTGGGCATCCAGTGGCACAACCTGGCTGCCAGCCCCGTGCCAGGAGACCCGTACAGCTTCGCTGCAGCcatggggctgctgctgctggacgCTGTCCTCTACGGCCTGGCCACCTGGTACCTCGAGGGTGTCTTCCCAG GTCAGTACGGGATCCCCAAGCCCTGGAATTTCCCCTTCCTGAAGAGCTACTGGTTTGGAGAGTCACCCTCATCTGGGCACTCCCTGTACCACACCAGACCCAACACTGCACCCCAAG TGCTGGTGGAGGAGCCGCCTGCCGACCTCCAGCCTGGCGTCTCCATCCGCAACCTGGTGAAGGTCTATGGCAGCAGTGGCCGTGCTGCTGTCAATGGGCTGAGCCTGGACTTCTACGAGGGGCAGATCACATCCTTCCTGGGCCACAACGGCGCTGGAAAGACCACCACCAT GTCCATCCTGACTGGCCTCCTGCCGCCCACCTCGGGCACTGCCTATATCCTGGGCTGGGACATCCGCTCTGACATCGACAGCATCCGCAAATCCATGGGGATGTGTCCCCAGCACAACGTGCTCTTTGACAT CCTGACGGTGGAGGAGCACGTCTGGTTCTACGGGCGGCTGAAGGGGCTCTCGGAGCAGCAggtgcaggaggagatggagcagctgctgcaggacacGGGGCTGCCCCACAAGCGCCGGGAGCAGACCAGGAACCTCTCGG GCGGGATGCAGCGGAAGCTCTCGGTGGCCATCGCCTTCGTGGGCGGCTCCCGGGTGGTCATCCTGGATGAGCCCACGGCCGGCGTTGACCCCTTCTCCCGCCGCAGcatctgggagctgctgctcaagTACCGCAAAG GCCGCACCATCATCCTGTCCACCCACTACATGGATGAGGCAGAGCTCCTGGGGGACCGCACCGCCATCATCTCAcagggccagctctgctgctgcggGTCACCCCTCTTCCTCAAGGCCAGGCTTGGCACCGGCTACCACCTCACCCTGGTGAAGCGGGAGAGGAGCGGCACAGGCGGCAACGCTGGCACTGCCCCCGGTGTCACCAAAAAG GACGGCAGTGACTCGgagcacagcagtgacacaggccTGGGCAGCGAGCGGGGCAGTGACGCCAGTGCCGTGG ATGTGGCCCAGCTGTCGGCGCTGATCCAGAAGCTGGTCCCTGGCTCCCGGCTGGTGGAGGACATCGGGCACGAGGTGCTCTTCGTCCTGCCCTACAGTGGGGCCAGGGACGGGGCCTTCGGGGAGCTGTTCCGTGAGCTGGACGCACgcctgggggaactgggggtcTCCAGCTACGGCATCTCTGACACCACCCTGGAAGAG ATCTTCCTGAAGGTGGCCGAGGACACAGCGCTGGACACTGACACCACAG GCACCATGAAAGGAGCAGTCCCTGGCGAGATGGGGGATGGGGATGTGGCCGATGGAGAGATGG CCAAAGGAGCCCGGCGAG CGGAGGAGCCCCGGGAGACGGACCTGctgcggggggcggcggggcaggCCTGCGGCAGGGTGAGGGGCTGGGCGCTCACCGGCCGCCAGCTCCGCGCTCTCTTCACCAAGAGGATGCTCCACGCTCGGCGCAGCACCCGCGGCTTCTTCGCGCAG ATCGTCCTCCCCGCCGTCTTCGTCTGCATCGCGCTGCTCTTCAGCCTCATCGTGCCGCCCTTCGGGAGGTACCCGccgctgcagctccagccctggatgTACGGGCAGCAGTTCACCTTTttcag CAACGACGCCCCGGGAGACCCCGACACAGCCCGGCTGCTGGACGTGCTCCTGGCTGAGCCCGGCTTCGGCACCAAGTGCATGAAGGAAGAGGGGAAGGC GACAGGGCTGTGCCCACCAGCTTcccaccccgatggcttctcggccccctcagccccccccTCCCTGCTGGAAGTGCTGCAGCGTGGGAACTGGTCACGGGCCCAGCCATCCCCCCCGTGTCAGTGCAGTGGGCCGGGAGCACACAGGATGCTGCCTGAGTGTcctgagggggctggggggctcccACCACCCCAG GTGCagaggggcacaggggacatcCTTCAGAACCTGACGGGCAGGAACATCTCTGACTACCTGGTGAAGACCTATCCCCAGATCATCCGTCAGGA GCTGAGGAACAAGAAGTGGGTGAATGAGCAGAG GTACGGCGGCTTCTCCCTgggtgctggcagctcccaggccCTGCCGTCAGCAGCAGAGGTGGATCAGGCGGTGCTGGAGCTCCGGGTGCTGCTCAACATCACCCTG GGCAGCCCCTCGGATCGGCTCCTGGCCAACCTCAGCCGCTTCATCGAGGGTTTGGATGCCCACAGGAATATCAAG GTCTGGTTCAACAACAAGGGCTGGCACGCCATGGTCTCCTTCCTCAACGTGGCCAGCAATGGGCTGCTGCGAGCCCGGCTGCCCCCCGGCACCGACCCTGCGCGCTTCGGCATCACGGCCACCAACCACCCCCTCAACCTCACCAAGGAGCAGCTCTCAGAGGCCGCCCT GATGGCCACCTCTGTGGACGTGCTGGTCTCCATCTGCGTGATCTTCGCCATGTCCTTCGTCCCGGCCAGCTTCGTCGTCTTCCTCATTGAGGAGCGGGTCAGCAAGGCCAAGCACCTTCAGTTTGTCAGCGGGATGAAGCCCATCACCTACTGGCTGGGCAACTTCGCCTGGGACAtg TGCAACTACCTGGTCCCCGCACTGCTGGTCATCCTCAtcttcctctgcttccagcAGGAATCCTACGTGTCCTCGGCCAACCTGCcctccctggtgctgctgctgctgctctacGG ATGGTCCATCACCCCCCTGATGTATCCAGCCTCCTTCCTCTTCAGCATCCCCAGCACCGCCTACGTGGCCCTGACCTGCATCAACCTCTTCATCGGCATCAACGGCAGCGTGGCCACCTTTGTGCTGGAGCTCTTCGTGGACCAG AACCTCAATGACATCAACCGCGTCCTGAAGAAGGTTTTCCTCATCTTCCCCCACTTCTGCTTGGGCCGAGGCCTCATTGACATGGTGAAGAACCAGGCAATGGCTGATGCCTTTGAGAGGTTTG GGGACAAGCGCTTCGTGTCCCCCCTCTCCTGGGACCTGGCGGGGAAGAACATGTTTGCCATGGCCATCGAGGGCATCGTCTTCTTCCTCTTCACCCTCCTGCTGCAGTACCACCGCTTCTTCCTGCACCTGGG CCCACGGGCTCTGGAGCTGCCCTCGCTGGGAGATGAGGACAGGGACGTGGCCAGGGAGCGGGCGAGGGTGGGCAGCATCCCCCCACACGGCCACCTCCTGCTTCTGAAGGACCTGACCAAG GTGTACCGGCGCAGGAAGGCTCCGGCCGTGGACCGGCTCTGCGTGGCCATCCCCCCCGGAGAG TGCTTTGGCCTCCTGGGGGTGAATGGGGCCGGGAAAACCTCCACCTTCAAGATGCtgacaggggacacagaggtgacGCTGGGGGAGGCCTGGCTGAAGGGGCACAG TGTGCTCACCGACCTCCAGTCTGTCCACCAGCACATGGGTTACTGTCCCCAGTTTGATGCCATCACAGACCTGCTGACAGGCCAGGAGCACCTGGAGTTCTACAGCCGCCTGCGTGGGATCCCGGAGGAGGAGACCCCCAGG GCGGCTCAGTGGGGCATCACCGCTCTGGGGCTGGGCCCGCACGCAGACCGGCCGGCGGGCAAGTACAGCGGTGGCAACAAGCGCAAGCTCTCCACGGCCATCGCCCTCCTCGGCTGTCCCCCCGTGGTTTTCCTG GATGAGCCCACAACGGGGATGGACCCACAAGCGCGGAGGTTCCTGTGGGAGCGCATCCTTGGCGTTATCCGGGACGGCCGGTCCGTGGTGCTCACGTCCCACAG CATGGAGGAGTGTGAGGCGCTCTGCACCAGGATGGCCATCATGGTCAACGGCCGCTTCCGCTGCCTGGGCAGCGTCCAGCACCTCAAGAACAG gTTTGGGGACGGATACAC